One genomic window of Augochlora pura isolate Apur16 chromosome 5, APUR_v2.2.1, whole genome shotgun sequence includes the following:
- the Tim23 gene encoding translocase of inner mitochondrial membrane 23 isoform X1 has product MRQHYLQSRNHSSWNFNKNTPKMIDLRNETDKNLRNSKKYDDLNIPVKSQQGLTQLSPYLNFDPAYVSPSQPEYIFPEGAVKQRGRFELAFSQIGAACIIGAGIGGATGLYKGIKATSLAGQTGKLRRTQLINYVMKSGSSLANTFGIVSVMYSGFGVLLSWARGTDDSLNTLTAAMSTGMLFKSTAGPRKCVMGGCIGLGLASLYCLWSNRDTLLELRHRTINPASK; this is encoded by the exons ATGCGCCAGCACTATCTACAGTCGAGAAATCATTCTAGTtggaatttcaataaaaacacaCCGAAAATGATAGACCTGCGAAATGAAaccgataaaaatttaaggaacAGTAAAAAATACGATGATTTAAACATACCAG ttaagTCTCAGCAAGGATTAACACAACTCAGTCCATATTTGAACTTTGATCCTGCATATGTATCACCAAGTCAGCCTGAATATATATTCCCGGAGGGTGCTGTAAAACAAAGAGGTCGATTTGAACTAGCATTTAGTCAAATTGGAGCAGCATGTATAATAGGGGCAGGTATTGGGGGTGCAACTGGCTTATACAAAGGTATTAAAGCAACTTCGTTGGCTGGTCAAACTGGTAAACTTAGGAGAACTCA attaattaattatgtgaTGAAGAGCGGTTCATCGTTAGCAAATACATTTGGAATAGTATCTGTGATGTATAGTGGTTTCGGTGTGCTGTTGTCATGGGCAAGGGGTACAGACGATTCTTTAAATACTTTAACAGCAGCAATGTCAACTGGTATGCTGTTTAAATCGACGG ctgGACCAAGAAAATGCGTAATGGGCGGTTGCATTGGATTAGGATTAGCATCCTTGTATTGTCTATGGAGCAATCGAGATACCTTATTGGAATTGAGGCATCGCACCATTAATCCAGC GTCGAAATAA
- the Tim23 gene encoding translocase of inner mitochondrial membrane 23 isoform X2: MRQHYLQSRNHSSWNFNKNTPKMIDLRNETDKNLRNSKKYDDLNIPVKSQQGLTQLSPYLNFDPAYVSPSQPEYIFPEGAVKQRGRFELAFSQIGAACIIGAGIGGATGLYKGIKATSLAGQTGKLRRTQLINYVMKSGSSLANTFGIVSVMYSGFGVLLSWARGTDDSLNTLTAAMSTGMLFKSTAGPRKCVMGGCIGLGLASLYCLWSNRDTLLELRHRTINPA, from the exons ATGCGCCAGCACTATCTACAGTCGAGAAATCATTCTAGTtggaatttcaataaaaacacaCCGAAAATGATAGACCTGCGAAATGAAaccgataaaaatttaaggaacAGTAAAAAATACGATGATTTAAACATACCAG ttaagTCTCAGCAAGGATTAACACAACTCAGTCCATATTTGAACTTTGATCCTGCATATGTATCACCAAGTCAGCCTGAATATATATTCCCGGAGGGTGCTGTAAAACAAAGAGGTCGATTTGAACTAGCATTTAGTCAAATTGGAGCAGCATGTATAATAGGGGCAGGTATTGGGGGTGCAACTGGCTTATACAAAGGTATTAAAGCAACTTCGTTGGCTGGTCAAACTGGTAAACTTAGGAGAACTCA attaattaattatgtgaTGAAGAGCGGTTCATCGTTAGCAAATACATTTGGAATAGTATCTGTGATGTATAGTGGTTTCGGTGTGCTGTTGTCATGGGCAAGGGGTACAGACGATTCTTTAAATACTTTAACAGCAGCAATGTCAACTGGTATGCTGTTTAAATCGACGG ctgGACCAAGAAAATGCGTAATGGGCGGTTGCATTGGATTAGGATTAGCATCCTTGTATTGTCTATGGAGCAATCGAGATACCTTATTGGAATTGAGGCATCGCACCATTAATCCAGCGTAA
- the Alc gene encoding 5'-AMP-activated protein kinase subunit beta-1, whose amino-acid sequence MGNAGSNHPVGHHHGGSSGREHRHTKEHPPPSPGKEGQAFVFDKKPSQKLVFQSSHEDEEPYFAKTGGHHNGDDFGPQRPRSNTVSEGTKVADSKVLPTVFKWEGGGKQVYISGTFTGWKTLPMVKSHGDFVTIIDLPEGEHQYKFYVDGEWRHDPEIKIVDNEMGSKNNLVSVKKSDFEVFQALAKDSEGVISSAQTEYGQEVPPHKPWEKITGPPILPPHLLQVILNKDTPLSCEPTLLPEPNHVMLNHLYALSIKDSVMVLSATHRYRKKYVTTLLYKPI is encoded by the exons ATGGGTAATGCTGGCAGTAATCATCCGGTCGGTCATCATCACGGCGGCTCCTCTGGTAGAGAGCATCGTCATACCAAAGAACATCCACCGCCGTCGCCAGGAAAAGAAGGCCAGGCTTTCGTTTTTGATAAAAAGCCAAGTCAGAAATTAGTTTTTCAATCGTCCCATGAGGATGAGGAACCTTATTTTGCTAAA aCTGGTGGACATCACAATGGAGATGACTTTGGTCCTCAACGTCCACGTTCCAATACCGTGTCTGAAGGAACCAAAGTTGCAGACAGCAAAGTGCTGCCTACGGTCTTCAAATGGGAAGGAGGTGGTAAACAGGTTTATATTAGTGGAACATTCACTGGGTGGAAAACTTTACCTATGGTGAAAAGTCATGGGgattttgtaacaattattgaTTTACCTGAAGGGGAACATCAATACAAGTTCTATGTTGATGGTGAATGGAGGCATGATCCTGAAATA aaaattgttgataatGAAATGGgttctaaaaataatcttgTATCTGTAAAAAAATCCGACTTTGAAGTATTTCAAGCACTTGCAAAAGATAGTGAAGGTGTTATTAGTAGTGCTCAAACAGAGTATGGTCAAGAAGTTCCTCCGCATAAACCATGGGAAAAAATAACTGGTCCACCCATATTGCCACCTCATCTGCTACAAGTTATTCTGAATAAAGACACTCCTTTGTCT TGTGAACCAACTCTTCTACCAGAGCCAAATCATGTTATGTTAAACCATTTGTATGCCTTAAGTATCAAAGACAGCGTGATGGTTCTCTCCGCCACACATCGTTATCGcaaaaaatatgttacaaCCTTGCTGTACAAACCAATCTAA
- the LOC144469786 gene encoding pancreatic triacylglycerol lipase yields MIFGSRTVHAVVLLVGFYDLAVGRSWNSGLKQKYDGYGDDWIFMPDGNGKPQVAVLKHAEVDTRGIFDESQVSFFLYNRNGPVNGTQLYTNDTVGLSKSAFNPSRITKFITHGWKSSAMSAGLVQMKEAYLSYDDFNVIMVDWQPLAASTFYLGPMRNTEKVGKTAAEFINFLSGQTGLKTENIHFLGHSLGAHVAGNTGSSLTSGRLGRITGLDPALPGFHLLTTDKTRLDSTDASFVDVIHSCGGVLGYLQPLGSVDFYPNGGTAIQPGCCCIPEVVEACSHGRSYVYFTQSINPKTKFVAKKCNTWDQFLSGNCDHSDTTIMGEYVDVSTTGTYFLRTKSDPPYAYQEITDNSV; encoded by the exons ATGATTTTCGGTAGTAGGACCGTGCACGCAGTGGTTTTGTTAGTTGGTTTTTATGATCTTGCGGTTGGTCGATCATGGAACAGTGGCTTGAAGCAGAAGTACGACGGATATGGAGACGATTGGATTTTCATGCCGGATGGAAACGGAAAGCCGCAGGTTGCTGTACTAAAACACGCGGAAGTTGACACACGGGGCATCTTTGACGAGTCTCAAGTTTCCTTCTTCCTCTATAATCG GAATGGCCCAGTAAATGGCACTCAATTGTACACGAATGACACCGTGGGACTCAGTAAGTCCGCTTTTAATCCATCCCggataacaaaattcataacTCATGGATGGAAATCAAGCGCGATGAGTGCTGGTCTTGTTCAAATGAAAGAAG CGTATCTAAGTTATGACGATTTCAACGTGATAATGGTTGACTGGCAGCCGTTAGCTGCGAGCACATTTTATCTTGGGCCAATGCGAAATACAGAAAAGGTAGGAAAAACGGCTGCtgaattcattaatttcctAAGTGGGCAAACGGGTCTGAAAACTGAAAACATTCATTTCCTTG GGCACTCCCTTGGAGCGCATGTCGCTGGGAACACTGGAAGTTCGCTGACATCTGGACGTTTGGGGAGGATAACTGGCCTGGATCCAGCATTGCCAGGCTTCCACTTGCTTACTACCGACAAAACTCGATTGGACTCCACGGATGCGTCGTTTGTTGATGTTATTCATTCCTGCGGTGGAGTGTTAGGGTACTTACAACCTTTGGGTAGTGTAGATTTTTATCCTAACGGTGGAACTGCTATTCAACCCGGCTGTTGCTGTATACCTGAAGTCGTAG AGGCATGCAGTCATGGTCGATCCTACGTATATTTCACGCAGAGCATTAATCCCAAAACGAAATTCGTCGCAAAGAAATGCAACACGTGGGATCAATTTCTGAGCGGTAATTGCGATCATTCTGACACTACCATAATGGGAGAATACGTGGATGTATCGACTACCGGGACATACTTTCTCAGGACAAAATCGGATCCACCCTATGCCTATCAGGAGATAACTGATAACTCGGTTTGA
- the LOC144469785 gene encoding F-box only protein 22-like: protein MEESPQKKPRGDGTSITDTADSGKVDKKQTNIPLTYDILRLVFKELNGMELSRASMVCRSWLEAANDEKRTRGPAYFIYKCKNLNEKWSMERVKTQCINELQIKPALGLFFTAHSVLFTQRDCHCNVLPPNCTTVTLGTHGVVFNDTEIEANVDNIVCTFLPEVPDVTIQTFVIGDNSTTKQDVSVSISNYIDKIKEVLDQPQKTNHPFMNSRCLLLFCDLRGREFAIKLSDSLRKRCTVNNISVWGGTAKNLLVCNAKDSENDRCGEFAFCVGITLTGAINTWSLLVNSKIESIVRQRVKMWRNTVQLQKHSIGLMFACFARGKYLYKKDKVESTIFKEIFPEVPLVGCFGDGELGTTSSFLGNFRNKEWFNVKSTVFLIITYGGDSHLQPRVLRTCT from the exons ATGGAGGAATCACCGCAGAAGAAGCCACGAGGGGATGGCACTAGCATAACAGATACCGCGGACAGCGGGAAAGTTGACAAGAAACAAACGAATATACCCTTAACCTACGATATTTTAAGATTAGTTTTTAAAGAGCTAAATGGAATGGAATTATCGAGGGCTTCAATGGTTTGCAG ATCCTGGCTAGAGGCAGCAAATGACGAAAAACGAACTAGAGGTCCTGCCTACTTTATATATAAGTGCAAAAATCTCAATGAGAAATGGAGcatggaacgtgttaaaacgCAATGCATTAACGAATTGCAGATTAAACCTGCACTAGGATTATTTTTCACAGCACATTCTGTACTATTCACTCAACGAG ACTGCCACTGCAATGTTCTACCCCCAAATTGTACTACAGTGACATTGGGGACCCATGGGGTTGTCTTCAATGATACAGAGATTGAGGCAAACGTGGACAATATTGTATGCACATTTCTGCCCGAGGTACCAGATGTAACAATTCAGACATTTGTAATTGGTGACAATTCCACGACAAAACAAGATGTATCAGTATCTATAAGCAATTACATTGATAAGATCAAAGAAGTTCTGGACCAACCACAAAAAACCAACCATCCATTCATGAATTCTAGATGTTTACTGTTGTTTTGTGACTTGAGGGGTCGTGAGTTTGCAATAAAACTGTCCGACTCCTTGAGGAAAAG GTGTACTGTAAACAACATCTCTGTATGGGGAGGAACAGCGAAAAATTTGTTAGTTTGTAATGCGAAAGATAGCGAGAACGACAGATGCGGAGAATTTGCGTTCTGTGTCGGTATTACTTTAACTGGAGCAATAAATACTTGGTCATTACTTGTTAATTCAAAAATCGAGAGCATAGTGCGACAAAGGGTCAAAATGTGGAGGAATACGGTTCAGTTACAAAAGCATTCCATAGGACTAATGTTCGCGTGTTTCGCACGCGGGAAATACTTGTACAAGAAAGACAAAGTCGAGTCGACTATCTTCAAGGAGATTTTCCCGGAGGTACCGCTAGTAGGCTGCTTCGGCGATGGAGAATTGGGCACGACCTCATCATTCCTAG GTAACTTTAGAAATAAGGAATGGTTCAACGTAAAATCCACTGTGTTCTTAATAATCACATACGGAGGAGATTCACATTTGCAACCCCGTGTTCTACGAACATGTACGTAG